The proteins below come from a single Candidatus Coatesbacteria bacterium genomic window:
- the cheB gene encoding chemotaxis-specific protein-glutamate methyltransferase CheB — MNSATNPKRVRVLVVDDSNFVRRTLADLLDADPRLEVVGFAADGAQALTRVNELRPDVVTMDVVMPRMDGIEAVRRLMNTNPVPVVMVSSYTKQGAAYTVEALSLGAIDCVLKPSRSVSLDLHLIAEELIAKVLLASRIRPVRFAPLERRETGERAAEKTTPEPSPTTAVAPRAAAPTKRRQPPPRDDVDPPVRFIAVGASTGGPALLRRLLAALPADYPVPVAVVQHITPSFYEELLRIFQRVCALEVRRPVDGERVIPGRIYLAAPRSHLQVDDKGRFRLLTADPVAGHIPSATVLLESVARAYGAGAAGVILSGMGADGAAGMRELERAGGTTYVQDRLSSVVWGMPSAVLEAGVRAATVSAFELGALFLQLAGRQP, encoded by the coding sequence GTGAACTCCGCAACGAACCCCAAGCGCGTCCGCGTCCTGGTGGTCGACGACTCCAACTTCGTCCGGCGCACCCTGGCCGACCTGCTGGACGCCGATCCCCGGCTCGAGGTCGTCGGTTTCGCCGCCGACGGTGCGCAGGCCCTGACCAGGGTCAACGAGCTGCGGCCCGACGTCGTGACCATGGACGTGGTCATGCCGCGCATGGACGGCATCGAGGCCGTTCGACGGCTGATGAACACCAATCCGGTGCCCGTGGTGATGGTCTCCTCCTACACCAAACAGGGCGCCGCCTACACCGTCGAGGCGTTAAGCCTGGGGGCCATCGACTGCGTACTAAAACCCTCGCGCAGCGTTTCCCTGGACCTGCACCTGATCGCCGAGGAGCTGATCGCCAAGGTTCTGCTGGCCTCGCGCATCCGCCCGGTGCGCTTCGCCCCCCTGGAACGGCGGGAAACTGGCGAACGTGCGGCAGAAAAAACCACCCCGGAACCGTCACCGACGACGGCCGTAGCGCCCCGCGCCGCCGCGCCGACCAAACGACGTCAACCGCCGCCCCGGGACGACGTCGACCCCCCGGTGCGCTTCATCGCCGTCGGCGCCTCGACGGGGGGACCGGCCCTGCTGCGTAGACTGCTGGCCGCCCTGCCGGCGGACTATCCCGTTCCCGTGGCCGTAGTCCAGCACATTACCCCGTCGTTCTACGAGGAGCTGCTGCGGATCTTCCAGCGCGTCTGCGCCCTCGAGGTTCGAAGGCCCGTCGACGGCGAGCGGGTGATCCCGGGCCGGATCTACCTGGCCGCCCCGCGCTCCCACCTGCAGGTCGACGACAAGGGACGCTTCCGCCTGTTGACCGCCGATCCCGTCGCCGGGCACATCCCCTCGGCCACGGTGCTGCTGGAAAGCGTCGCCCGGGCCTACGGAGCCGGAGCCGCCGGGGTGATCCTCAGCGGCATGGGTGCCGACGGCGCCGCCGGGATGCGTGAGCTGGAGCGTGCCGGCGGAACCACCTACGTCCAGGACCGCCTGAGTTCCGTCGTCTGGGGCATGCCCTCCGCCGTGCTCGAGGCCGGTGTCCGGGCCGCGACCGTCTCCGCCTTCGAGCTGGGCGCCTTATTCCTGCAACTGGCCGGCCGTCAACCCTGA